In Bombus fervidus isolate BK054 chromosome 11, iyBomFerv1, whole genome shotgun sequence, a single genomic region encodes these proteins:
- the LOC139992070 gene encoding tetratricopeptide repeat protein 9C: MLLQTWKSADNIVRKDIIKPGTFSRKPTDCSSCEVVIENINVINASVEDLENKFNSQILRGISKEVLTIGEANCEIDRQIERAIQMMMVSEKSLVTIDILLEGIDDRLVIKFEITLNKVQPYKPIWEWTPQDKYSIALKYKEAGVCLFQEHRYVDAFYKFSKACKILITLEPIQDLELDKTLETKINKLRLILYNNMAGCQLYRKNYEHTISLCNKILNKEANNVKALYRRGVARGNLKDVDNAVTDLKYAVSLEPHNQAIKEQLTIYNTQLKEANQKFEDMVKKMFKA, translated from the coding sequence atgTTACTTCAAACGTGGAAATCGGCAGATAATATTGtaagaaaagatataataaagCCAGGAACATTCTCGAGAAAGCCGACTGACTGCTCTTCTTGTGAAGTTGTTATTGAAAACATAAACGTTATCAATGCGTCTGTAGAGGATTTGGAAAACAAATTTAACTCGCAGATTTTACGTGGTATAAGTAAAGAAGTATTAACTATAGGTGAAGCAAATTGTGAAATAGATCGCCAAATTGAGCGAGCAATACAAATGATGATGGTGTCAGAAAAAAGTTTAGTTACAATAGATATATTGTTAGAAGGCATTGATGATCGTTTAGTTATTAAGTTCgaaataacattaaataaagTGCAACCATATAAACCAATTTGGGAATGGACGCCACAAGACAAGTATTCGATAGCTTTAAAATATAAGGAAGCAGGTGTATGTTTATTTCAGGAACATAGATACGTGGatgcattttataaatttagtaAAGCCTGTAAAATTCTAATAACATTAGAGCCAATTCAGGATTTAGAATTAGATAAGACATTAgaaactaaaattaataaattgagacttatattatataacaatatgGCTGGGTGTCAATTATACCGTAAAAATTATGAACATACCATATccttatgtaataaaattctaaataaagaAGCTAACAACGTTAAAGCATTATACAGAAGAGGAGTGGCACgtggaaatttgaaagatgTAGACAATGCTGTTACTGATCTAAAATATGCTGTTAGTCTAGAACCACATAACCAAGCAATAAAAGAACaacttacaatatataatacacaatTAAAAGAGGCAAACCAGAAATTTGAAGATATGGTAAAAAAGATGTTCAAAGCTTAA